In Mustela erminea isolate mMusErm1 chromosome 8, mMusErm1.Pri, whole genome shotgun sequence, a genomic segment contains:
- the AMER3 gene encoding APC membrane recruitment protein 3, with the protein MELKRGKTFIKSSLQISHEKPPDPSATTLAREDTSPWSVSPGGQQRPYCERAPQVSPSTQGYDRCSNNGAELEPQVGAAAFCGATFKLVRKSKTHDCVPEAGRASTATRQLVGSASFPGPPGSQRMIDYRHFVPQMPFVPAVAKSIPRKRISLKRPKKCFRNLFHIRRNKTENLASLVTKGESLSSLGEPSEDGGQPGKTFFPLGEGLGADSLCQDLSDSELLPDSSFDLCRALCEDVASLKSFDSLTGCGEIFADENSVPSLELNEGPESPAQVSQILESKVLRGPFQGSVEQLASPAQNEMSDFAKFWDSVNHSVRQQHRALLGPWLGGPQGTDTDHPRLDAAGLAELPLCPCRDPHSGSKASSIDTGTPKSEQPESVSTSDEGYYDSFSPGLEEDKKEASSSGTPAAAFPRDSYSGDALYELFYDPSEGPIGPSLDDDLCVSESLSGPALGAPLSMCSFHVGAEENLAPAPGPDLLSQGFLQSSWKGKECLLKLCDTELAITMGIINWLRRGPELRTPPASAPRETATSPRRQAENLGAGSEEKGPDPVKLEGRGPGASDAGRTTVGSAPSRQELWAHSHPKGLLAGESKITGGSKQGTSTPPRDSSLECAQVSGEGGTQGCHEGLFSSLGCEASATTDTSSKNKIPNPWPGFQEPRPPGNLECFQDPWRPDPGRTILDVEPPLIGCVAQVAALHIHPDCQPPSIHLPRQDTNNGLCRQPQARGPDILQQKQPNKFPSMPVVCGLPSLANPLHSPQDQRCAGHILDLSQLRVEPTRMDAQAYRVSMDDQPLQLSSRAVEQAAPRGRLDS; encoded by the coding sequence ATGGAGCTGAAGAGAGGGAAGACCTTCATCAAATCCAGCCTGCAGATTTCCCATGAGAAACCCCCAGATCCATCAGCCACCACTCTGGCCAGGGAGGATACAAGTCCCTGGTCAGTCTCACCAGGAGGGCAACAGCGGCCCTACTGTGAAAGGGCCCCACAGGTTAGTCCCAGCACCCAAGGATATGACAGATGTTCCAACAATGGGGCAGAGCTGGAACCCCAGGTGGGGGCTGCAGCCTTCTGTGGGGCCACCTTCAAACTTGTACGAAAGAGCAAGACTCATGACTGTGTGCCTGAGGCTGGCAGGGCAAGCACAGCCACAAGGCAGCTGGTGGGCAGTGCAAGCTTCCCAGGGCCCCCCGGCAGCCAGCGCATGATTGATTACCGCCACTTTGTGCCCCAGATGCCCTTTGTGCCAGCTGTGGCCAAGAGCATCCCAAGGAAGAGGATCTCCCTGAAACGACCTAAGAAGTGCTTTCGGAACCTATTCCACATTCGCAGAAACAAGACTGAGAACTTGGCCTCACTGGTGACCAAGGGTGAGAGCCTGTCTTCCCTTGGGGAGCCATCAGAGGATGGTGGGCAGCCAGGCAAAACTTTCTTCCCTTTAGGTGAGGGACTGGGGGCAGACAGCCTGTGCCAGGACCTATCTGACAGTGAGCTCCTGCCTGACTCTTCCTTTGACCTCTGCAGGGCCTTGTGTGAGGATGTGGCCTCTCTCAAGAGCTTTGACTCCCTCACAGGTTGTGGGGAGATCTTTGCAGATGAAAACTCAGTGCCATCACTGGAACTGAATGAGGGCCCAGAGAGCCCAGCCCAGGTATCCCAGATCCTTGAAAGCAAGGTTCTTAGGGGCCCTTTCCAGGGCAGTGTGGAACAGCTGGCATCACCTGCCCAAAATGAGATGTCTGACTTTGCCAAGTTCTGGGACAGTGTGAATCACTCTGTGAGGCAGCAGCACCGTGCCCTACTAGGGCCATGGCTGGGGGGTCCCCAGGGGACAGACACAGACCATCCCAGACTAGATGCAGCTGGGCTTGCTGAGCTACCCCTCTGTCCCTGCAGGGACCCCCACAGTGGCTCCAAAGCTAGCTCCATAGACACAGGTACCCCTAAGAGTGAACAGCCAGAATCCGTGTCCACAAGTGATGAGGGCTACTATGACTCCTTCTCACCTGGCCTTGAGGAGGACAAGAAGGAGGCTTCAAGCTCAGGCACACCTGCAGCTGCCTTCCCCCGTGACAGTTACAGTGGAGACGCCCTCTATGAGCTTTTCTATGACCCCAGCGAGGGCCCTATAGGCCCAAGCCTGGATGATGACTTATGTGTGTCTGAGAGTCTGTCAGGGCCAGCACTAGGAGCGCCACTGTCCATGTGCAGCTTCCACGTGGGGGCAGAGGAGAACTTGGCTCCAGCACCAGGGCCAGATCTGCTCAGCCAGGGCTTTTTGCAAAGCTCTTGGAAGGGCAAGGAGTGCCTGCTAAAGCTCTGTGACACCGAGCTTGCCATCACCATGGGCATTATCAACTGGCTTCGCCGTGGCCCTGAACTCCGTACCCCACCTGCCTCAGCTCCTAGAGAAACTGCAACCTCACCCAGGAGACAAGCAGAGAATCTGGGAGCTGGCTCTGAGGAAAAGGGCCCAGATCCTGTGAAACTGGAGGGCAGGGGGCCTGGGGCTTCAGATGCAGGTAGAACTACTGTGGGCTCAGCACCCAGCAGACAGGAGCTGTGGGCACATTCTCATCCCAAGGGCCTGCTTGCTGGAGAGAGTAAGATCACAGGAGGGTCCAAGCAGGGAACCAGCACTCCGCCTAGGGACTCATCTCTGGAGTGTGCACAAGtgtctggggaaggagggacacaAGGCTGTCATGAaggcttgttttcttctttggggtGTGAAGCCTCTGCAACAACAGACACTTCCAGCAAAAATAAGATCCCAAACCCTTGGCCTGGCTTCCAAGAGCCCAGACCTCCTGGGAATTTGGAGTGTTTCCAAGATCCTTGGAGGCCAGATCCTGGCAGAACCATTCTTGATGTAGAACCTCCCCTGATAGGCTGTGTGGCCCAGGTGGCAGCTTTGCACATCCACCCAGACTGCCAACCCCCTTCTATACACCTGCCAAGACAGGACACAAACAATGGGCTCTGCAGGCAGCCTCAGGCTAGGGGCCCTGATATTCTCCAGCAGAAACAACCTAACAAATTCCCTAGCATGCCAGTTGTATGTGGCCTGCCCTCCCTGGCTAATCCTCTCCACAGCCCACAGGACCAGAGGTGCGCAGGTCACATCCTGGACCTTAGCCAACTCAGGGTGGAGCCCACCAGGATGGATGCCCAGGCTTATCGTGTCTCCATGGATGACCAGCCCCTTCAGCTCAGTTCAAGGGCTGTGGAACAGGCAGCACCTAGGGGCCGGCTGGATTCATAG